In the Parasteatoda tepidariorum isolate YZ-2023 chromosome 3, CAS_Ptep_4.0, whole genome shotgun sequence genome, one interval contains:
- the LOC107456288 gene encoding isocitrate dehydrogenase [NADP] cytoplasmic isoform X2, whose amino-acid sequence MTRIIWDLIKEKLILPFLDIELHFFDLSVQNRDATNDQVTVDCANAIKKYNVGVKCATITPDENRVTEFGLKQMWKSPNGTIRNILGGTVFREAIICKNIPRLVTGWTKPIIIGRHAYGDQYRATDFVVPGPGKLEIKYTPADGSTPLQYTVFDFKDGGGVSLSMYNTDKSITDFAHSSFQYALQANYPLYLSTKNTILKKYDGRFKDIFQEIYDKEYKSKFEAQGIWYEHRLIDDMVAQALKSEGGFVWACKNYDGDVQSDSVAQGYGSLGLMTSVLICPDGKTVEAEAAHGTVTRHYRMHQKGQETSTNPIASIFAWTRGLAHRAKLDANLKLSNFSKTLEKVCVETIEAGFMTKDLAICIKGMKGVTRADYLNTFEFLDKLAENLKKEMGN is encoded by the exons ATGACAAG GATTATTTGGGACCTGatcaaagaaaaacttattctaCCTTTTCTAGATATTGAACTTCACTTCTTTGATTTAAGTGTACAAAATCGGGATGCAACTAATGATCAAG TTACTGTTGATTGTGCAAATGCTATCAAGAAATACAATGTTGGTGTTAAATGTGCAACCATTACTCCTGATGAAAATCGTGTTACTG aattTGGATTAAAGCAGATGTGGAAATCTCCTAATGGCactataagaaatattttgggtGGTACTGTGTTCAGGGAAGCcattatttgtaaaaacattCCTCGTTTAGTGACTGGTTGGACAAAACCAATTATTATTGGACGTCATGCATATGGCGAccaa TATCGGGCTACTGATTTTGTTGTACCTGGTCCAGGAAAGCTTGAAATAAAGTACACACCTGCGGATGGATCTACTCCTCTTCAGTATACAGTTTTTGACTTTAAAGATGGGGGTGGAGTTTCTCTCTCCATGTATAACACTGATAAG tcaaTTACAGATTTTGCCCACAGCTCTTTCCAATATGCTTTACAAGCTAATTATCCTCTATATTTAAG tACAAAGAACACTATACTGAAGAAATATGATGGTCgctttaaagatatatttcaagaaatttatgaTAA AGAATACAAGTCAAAGTTTGAAGCTCAAGGTATTTGGTATGAACACAGACTTATTGATGATATGGTTGCTCAAGCATTAAAATCTGAAGGAGGTTTTGTGTGGGCTTGCAAAAACTATGATGGAGATGTCCAATCAGATTCTGTTGCTCAAG gcTATGGATCTTTGGGTTTGATGACAAGCGTATTAATTTGCCCTGACGGTAAAACAGTTGAAGCAGAAGCAGCTCATGGAACTGTTACTAGACACTATCGAATGCATCAAAAAGGTCAAGAAACTTCAACTAATCCTATTG CGTCAATTTTCGCCTGGACAAGAGGTTTGGCTCATCGTGCAAAACTtgatgcaaatttgaaattatctaatttttctaaaactttagaaaaagtCTGCGTGGAAACTATTGAAGCTGGATTCATGACCAAGGATCTTGCTATTTGTATAAAAGGAATGAAAGG
- the LOC107456288 gene encoding isocitrate dehydrogenase [NADP] cytoplasmic isoform X1, translating into MSKIQCGPVVEIQGDEMTRIIWDLIKEKLILPFLDIELHFFDLSVQNRDATNDQVTVDCANAIKKYNVGVKCATITPDENRVTEFGLKQMWKSPNGTIRNILGGTVFREAIICKNIPRLVTGWTKPIIIGRHAYGDQYRATDFVVPGPGKLEIKYTPADGSTPLQYTVFDFKDGGGVSLSMYNTDKSITDFAHSSFQYALQANYPLYLSTKNTILKKYDGRFKDIFQEIYDKEYKSKFEAQGIWYEHRLIDDMVAQALKSEGGFVWACKNYDGDVQSDSVAQGYGSLGLMTSVLICPDGKTVEAEAAHGTVTRHYRMHQKGQETSTNPIASIFAWTRGLAHRAKLDANLKLSNFSKTLEKVCVETIEAGFMTKDLAICIKGMKGVTRADYLNTFEFLDKLAENLKKEMGN; encoded by the exons aTGTCTAAAATACAgt GTGGACCTGTAGTTGAAATTCAAGGAGACGAGATGACAAG GATTATTTGGGACCTGatcaaagaaaaacttattctaCCTTTTCTAGATATTGAACTTCACTTCTTTGATTTAAGTGTACAAAATCGGGATGCAACTAATGATCAAG TTACTGTTGATTGTGCAAATGCTATCAAGAAATACAATGTTGGTGTTAAATGTGCAACCATTACTCCTGATGAAAATCGTGTTACTG aattTGGATTAAAGCAGATGTGGAAATCTCCTAATGGCactataagaaatattttgggtGGTACTGTGTTCAGGGAAGCcattatttgtaaaaacattCCTCGTTTAGTGACTGGTTGGACAAAACCAATTATTATTGGACGTCATGCATATGGCGAccaa TATCGGGCTACTGATTTTGTTGTACCTGGTCCAGGAAAGCTTGAAATAAAGTACACACCTGCGGATGGATCTACTCCTCTTCAGTATACAGTTTTTGACTTTAAAGATGGGGGTGGAGTTTCTCTCTCCATGTATAACACTGATAAG tcaaTTACAGATTTTGCCCACAGCTCTTTCCAATATGCTTTACAAGCTAATTATCCTCTATATTTAAG tACAAAGAACACTATACTGAAGAAATATGATGGTCgctttaaagatatatttcaagaaatttatgaTAA AGAATACAAGTCAAAGTTTGAAGCTCAAGGTATTTGGTATGAACACAGACTTATTGATGATATGGTTGCTCAAGCATTAAAATCTGAAGGAGGTTTTGTGTGGGCTTGCAAAAACTATGATGGAGATGTCCAATCAGATTCTGTTGCTCAAG gcTATGGATCTTTGGGTTTGATGACAAGCGTATTAATTTGCCCTGACGGTAAAACAGTTGAAGCAGAAGCAGCTCATGGAACTGTTACTAGACACTATCGAATGCATCAAAAAGGTCAAGAAACTTCAACTAATCCTATTG CGTCAATTTTCGCCTGGACAAGAGGTTTGGCTCATCGTGCAAAACTtgatgcaaatttgaaattatctaatttttctaaaactttagaaaaagtCTGCGTGGAAACTATTGAAGCTGGATTCATGACCAAGGATCTTGCTATTTGTATAAAAGGAATGAAAGG